A genomic segment from Muntiacus reevesi chromosome 15, mMunRee1.1, whole genome shotgun sequence encodes:
- the LOC136146930 gene encoding myeloid-associated differentiation marker-like, with translation SSGLGSLTIMGSPQILSLSLWLCFYRLMQLFSTCAAFSLVASLGTGMGAVSHWSMFIWCFCFVITLITFIVQLGEYQPSLPFSGRSFLFTYACLATVFCLSASIMYAITYIQFLPHGPFRDQATAATAFSCVACVLYALEGVFLWLLFLGEITFYFATIHGLFKLLETFVACIIFAFISNTYLHQHQPALVWCVAVYSVCFTLGAVAMLLKLVKFESRLHTFFPHFLLGQTVLSVLLYASALVLWPLYQFNEEFGGQSQRSSDVSCSDELLSTLCIWDQKLTVAILTAINLLIYVADMAYWIHFIFIRY, from the exons TCCTCCGGCCTGGGCTCTCTGACCATCATGGGCT CTCCACAGATCCTGAGTCTCAGCC TCTGGTTATGCTTCTACCGCCTGATGCAGCTGTTCTCCACGTGCGCGGCTTTCTCACTGGTGGCCAGCTTGGGCACCGGAATGGGGGCCGTAAGTCACTGGTCCATGTTCATCTGGTGCTTCTGCTTTGTCATCACCCTCATCACCTTCATAGTCCAATTAGGCGAGTACCAGCCCAGTCTCCCCTTTTCTGGGAGGAGCTTTCTCTTCACCTATGCCTGCCTCGCCACTGTTTTCTGCCTCTCAGCCTCCATCATGTACGCCATCACCTACATCCAGTTCTTGCCTCATGGCCCCTTCCGGGACCAGGCCACCGCCGCCACTGCATTCTCCTGCGTCGCGTGTGTGCTTTATGCCTTGGAAGGGGTCTTTCTCTGGCTACTATTCCTGGGTGAGATCACTTTCTATTTTGCTACCATTCATGGCCTATTCAAGCTGCTGGAGACATTTGTGGCCTGCATCATCTTCGCTTTCATCAGCAACACCTACCTGCACCAGCACCAGCCGGCCCTGGTGTGGTGCGTGGCCGTGTACTCCGTCTGCTTCACACTGGGGGCCGTGGCCATGCTGCTGAAGCTGGTCAAATTCGAGAGCAGACTACACACCTTCTTCCCTCATTTCCTGTTGGGGCAGACCGTGCTCTCTGTCCTCCTTTATGCCAGCGCCCTGGTCCTCTGGCCACTCTACCAGTTCAATGAGGAGTTCGGCGGGCAGTCCCAGCGGTCCAGTGATGTGAGCTGCAGTGATGAGCTTCTCTCCACACTGTGCATCTGGGACCAAAAACTGACTGTGGCCATCTTGACAGCCATCAACCTGCTGATTTATGTGGCTGACATGGCATACTGGatccatttcatttttatcagGTACTGA